The following coding sequences lie in one Mycobacterium sp. Z3061 genomic window:
- a CDS encoding YbaB/EbfC family nucleoid-associated protein, whose amino-acid sequence MSGLGDLFGGVSSDGLDVEQLLSHLQEFTGAAAQSAQRMAIETADAWSKDDLAHVWVNAQGVVVQVEFDDRLFPEATGAEAGVAVVQAAQAAAAKMRAKTDEFQTGLWQQVAQFGVRPINEIDEFKAMQPQVPLSGPGSRERRAVADEIGRPPAARESEAEEPWPAIRDTD is encoded by the coding sequence GTGAGCGGTCTCGGTGACCTGTTCGGCGGCGTCAGTTCCGACGGGCTCGATGTCGAGCAGCTGCTGTCGCATCTGCAGGAGTTCACCGGCGCGGCAGCCCAATCCGCGCAGCGGATGGCGATCGAGACCGCGGACGCCTGGTCGAAGGACGACCTGGCGCACGTCTGGGTGAATGCCCAGGGTGTCGTCGTTCAGGTCGAGTTCGACGACCGCCTATTCCCCGAAGCAACCGGCGCCGAGGCAGGTGTCGCAGTCGTGCAGGCCGCGCAGGCGGCCGCTGCCAAGATGCGGGCGAAGACCGACGAATTTCAGACCGGGTTGTGGCAGCAGGTGGCTCAGTTCGGCGTCCGGCCGATCAACGAGATCGACGAGTTCAAGGCGATGCAACCGCAGGTGCCGCTGTCGGGCCCCGGTTCGCGGGAGCGACGCGCGGTCGCGGACGAAATCGGCCGCCCACCCGCCGCGCGCGAGTCCGAGGCGGAGGAACCTTGGCCTGCAATTCGCGACACGGACTGA
- a CDS encoding alpha/beta hydrolase — MPHEPGDAADRRDIDPGDRGRYVASHADTAHAAEIANQALWNRIPPVHPSEIQHHPTDDVFSDQRARDNAAWWRELSGEEQRALIDAYPREIGNAEGIPAWARTAASEYELTRLHHQLQARIESGENLSRGEKSELKRYNEIRRALDEARAQVARLGGEVHILAFEPHAFHGDGRMVVSVGHDPYRAESVSWHVPGLGNDIGKLAGNLRNALNHLDSIQAAKPGSKAASIAWIGYDAPSGRASFRVMFPGLAREGGVILHNDISAFNAARDVATGGIGHFADNHVFGHSYGSTTTSHAGHGGRMADDVRTVTLLGSPGAGPLRHASAFGIGDNVFVASSSRDPVTMLGGRTAGSAGRFFGLGLGMDPAMRGFGAHRINAEFPRHMDDLVGTAATHSAYYAFDPRSGVRSESLANFGRIAAGESDQVHTEAHRFADDRPRVIPGWRTHEPAMSRPLEHDTGDPDSLRRQFWDPHWLPGTPDPVHSAEPSGPGWHRAADTDNIDPHYGEPLPRHWDYPGNPVDPGHTTPAVASLISDPAAPFGRDQDGKAYTQAEYAERFNTLGPNGQEWNNFPGNDGAVPRTRVRYTDIDQFFADYGRHFDRIGGEDGKYLGLAPIGQRASWEERALHVKSLRDPLFDYTLEYLPPGWEIEISEIAPRLGQPGGGLQVLIFDSNGRAQKVQTLTNPAAALLKRGWL, encoded by the coding sequence GTGCCGCATGAACCCGGTGATGCGGCCGACCGGCGCGACATCGATCCCGGCGACCGCGGGCGTTACGTTGCCTCACACGCGGATACCGCGCACGCGGCCGAGATCGCGAATCAGGCTCTGTGGAACCGCATTCCGCCGGTTCATCCCAGCGAGATCCAGCACCACCCGACCGACGATGTATTCAGCGATCAACGGGCCAGGGACAACGCCGCGTGGTGGCGCGAGCTCAGCGGCGAGGAACAGCGCGCACTGATCGACGCCTACCCTCGCGAAATCGGCAACGCCGAAGGGATTCCGGCCTGGGCCCGGACGGCCGCCAGCGAGTACGAACTCACTCGGCTACATCATCAACTGCAGGCACGCATAGAGTCGGGTGAAAACCTCAGCCGTGGCGAGAAGTCGGAGCTCAAGCGCTACAACGAGATTCGCAGAGCACTTGACGAGGCGAGGGCGCAGGTCGCGCGCCTCGGTGGCGAGGTGCACATTCTGGCCTTCGAGCCGCACGCTTTTCACGGTGACGGCCGGATGGTGGTCAGCGTCGGCCACGATCCCTATCGTGCGGAATCGGTGTCCTGGCATGTGCCGGGGCTCGGGAACGACATCGGCAAGCTCGCAGGAAACCTGAGAAACGCACTGAATCATCTGGATTCGATCCAGGCGGCGAAACCAGGCAGCAAGGCCGCCTCCATCGCCTGGATCGGTTACGACGCGCCGAGCGGCCGGGCATCTTTCCGTGTCATGTTCCCGGGACTGGCGCGAGAAGGTGGCGTCATCCTGCACAACGACATCTCGGCTTTCAACGCCGCGCGTGATGTCGCGACCGGTGGTATTGGCCATTTCGCCGACAACCATGTGTTCGGCCATTCCTACGGGTCGACCACTACGAGTCACGCAGGGCACGGCGGCCGGATGGCCGACGACGTCCGCACTGTCACACTGCTCGGTTCACCGGGCGCCGGACCGTTGCGCCACGCAAGCGCATTCGGGATCGGCGACAATGTGTTCGTCGCGTCGTCCTCGCGTGACCCGGTGACAATGCTCGGGGGACGCACAGCCGGTTCCGCCGGACGATTCTTCGGTCTCGGGCTCGGGATGGACCCGGCGATGCGCGGGTTCGGCGCGCACCGCATCAACGCCGAGTTCCCGCGCCATATGGACGATCTCGTTGGCACCGCCGCCACCCACAGTGCGTACTACGCATTCGACCCCCGATCCGGTGTGCGCAGCGAGTCGCTCGCCAATTTCGGCCGCATCGCCGCGGGCGAGTCCGACCAGGTACACACCGAGGCACACCGCTTCGCCGACGATCGGCCACGCGTGATACCGGGATGGCGCACCCACGAACCGGCCATGAGCCGTCCGCTGGAGCATGACACCGGCGACCCTGACTCGTTGCGACGCCAGTTCTGGGACCCTCATTGGCTGCCCGGCACCCCGGATCCCGTGCACTCGGCCGAACCGTCGGGTCCCGGGTGGCACCGCGCCGCGGACACCGACAACATCGATCCGCACTACGGTGAGCCGCTGCCGCGGCACTGGGATTATCCGGGCAACCCCGTCGACCCGGGCCATACGACCCCGGCCGTCGCGAGCCTGATCTCCGATCCCGCCGCACCGTTCGGTCGCGACCAAGACGGAAAGGCCTATACGCAAGCCGAATACGCGGAACGCTTCAACACGCTGGGCCCGAACGGACAGGAGTGGAACAACTTCCCCGGCAATGACGGCGCCGTGCCGCGGACCAGGGTCCGGTACACCGACATCGACCAGTTCTTCGCCGACTACGGCCGCCACTTCGATCGGATCGGCGGCGAAGACGGCAAGTACCTGGGGCTGGCGCCGATCGGTCAGCGGGCAAGTTGGGAAGAGCGGGCGTTGCATGTCAAATCCTTGCGTGATCCGTTGTTTGATTACACCTTGGAGTACCTGCCTCCCGGTTGGGAGATCGAAATATCGGAGATCGCCCCAAGACTCGGACAACCGGGGGGCGGACTGCAGGTCCTCATTTTCGACAGCAACGGCCGCGCCCAGAAGGTTCAGACCCTGACCAACCCCGCCGCCGCACTACTGAAGAGAGGCTGGCTGTGA
- a CDS encoding Imm61 family immunity protein, with protein MGHNIEISSTLQRWAALAGYTCTPGPVTDDGRAIFYNSGGEVRYFVGLRSDGWFTVTESDRMSAEYLVLAARSLDVIEKYFFGVFGSTWRGNQGLPDVRLPASADDIGDGFTLADVEFDGRRCRGLVDPAGGVVAISSGDVLSGTWELAPLWLYLKASADEIMRSFEDPAGRPLFAQDGERGFLANVAQAFEDAGGSSVASGFTIVDDAPGDPEVARRDEQIRAQASTMLDPVAQELAYLGPPGWQRYRATFALTVRAGVAQLEFTTPDGVQPSRIPEPIVEMVRRQREFTAQMSAGPWWRLIMTVTSQGRMSVSYDYGDDPFPADQLQPAQNYRDDIAAFPRPRLPVWLAGYLAGPAAQGRTPQQAAEAAAADEAAGRIATKTDDIEPLQDTWTRWAVLAAVHVGARSSWGPRIFPGLAWYESDARSGSTLYVLPGDRAVLSGGRWDSPILADAYGKQRPLPDLYAGAPAWVNDSVLNTRNQNGLLSFCYWHFDRQWYRGATDTFDELDAPLPPIWTPQETVTAMLDLAGPDTQNACQELLDAAAGHSATRRHLALVFAHVADADLDAAFNQLSLAGLTTS; from the coding sequence ATGGGACACAACATCGAGATCTCGTCCACGTTGCAACGATGGGCGGCGTTGGCCGGCTACACGTGCACGCCGGGACCGGTCACCGACGACGGTCGCGCGATCTTCTACAACAGCGGCGGCGAGGTGCGCTACTTCGTCGGACTACGTTCGGACGGCTGGTTCACCGTCACGGAATCCGATCGCATGAGCGCGGAGTACCTGGTCCTTGCCGCACGGTCATTGGACGTCATCGAAAAGTACTTCTTCGGCGTGTTCGGGTCGACATGGCGGGGAAACCAGGGTTTACCCGATGTGCGGTTACCGGCCTCCGCCGACGACATCGGTGACGGGTTCACCCTTGCCGACGTCGAATTCGACGGTCGACGGTGTCGAGGGCTGGTCGATCCCGCCGGCGGTGTGGTCGCGATCAGTTCTGGCGATGTCCTCTCGGGGACATGGGAACTGGCGCCTCTGTGGCTGTATCTGAAGGCCTCTGCCGACGAGATAATGCGGTCCTTCGAAGATCCGGCCGGACGGCCCCTGTTCGCCCAAGACGGGGAGCGGGGCTTCCTGGCAAATGTTGCCCAAGCATTCGAAGACGCCGGAGGATCCTCTGTGGCAAGCGGATTCACCATCGTCGACGACGCACCGGGTGACCCGGAGGTGGCCCGTCGCGACGAACAGATTCGCGCTCAAGCCTCGACGATGCTGGATCCGGTGGCACAGGAACTGGCCTACCTCGGCCCACCGGGCTGGCAACGATACCGTGCGACATTCGCGCTGACCGTGCGCGCCGGGGTCGCCCAGCTGGAGTTCACCACCCCCGATGGCGTCCAGCCCAGCCGGATCCCCGAGCCGATCGTCGAAATGGTGCGCCGCCAAAGGGAATTCACCGCCCAGATGTCGGCGGGGCCATGGTGGCGGTTGATCATGACCGTCACGAGTCAGGGCCGAATGTCGGTGAGCTACGACTACGGTGACGACCCGTTCCCCGCGGACCAGTTGCAGCCGGCGCAGAACTACCGCGACGACATCGCCGCCTTCCCACGGCCCAGGTTGCCCGTCTGGCTGGCGGGCTACCTCGCCGGGCCGGCCGCGCAGGGGCGCACACCGCAACAAGCGGCCGAGGCCGCTGCCGCCGATGAGGCCGCCGGGCGAATCGCCACCAAGACCGACGACATCGAACCGCTGCAGGACACCTGGACGCGGTGGGCGGTTTTGGCCGCCGTCCACGTCGGAGCGCGCTCTTCCTGGGGACCCCGCATCTTCCCCGGCCTGGCCTGGTATGAATCCGATGCGCGCAGCGGGTCGACGCTGTACGTACTGCCCGGCGACCGTGCGGTGCTTTCTGGTGGACGGTGGGATTCCCCGATCCTGGCCGATGCGTACGGGAAACAGCGACCGCTGCCCGATCTCTACGCCGGGGCCCCGGCCTGGGTCAACGACTCGGTGTTGAACACGCGCAACCAGAACGGATTACTCAGCTTCTGCTATTGGCACTTCGACCGGCAGTGGTACCGCGGTGCCACCGACACCTTCGACGAGCTCGACGCCCCGCTGCCCCCGATATGGACCCCGCAAGAAACCGTCACGGCGATGCTCGACCTCGCCGGCCCGGACACCCAGAACGCCTGTCAGGAACTGTTGGACGCGGCGGCCGGGCACAGCGCCACCCGCAGGCACCTCGCCCTGGTGTTCGCCCATGTCGCCGACGCCGACCTCGATGCAGCATTCAACCAGCTCAGCCTTGCCGGACTCACCACTTCATGA
- a CDS encoding ESX secretion-associated protein EspG — MDLKRLGRIDIHDLATINEYLGREFLPFPLIPTLPNRFTYFDEYAAHARSVPDRFNHGDLVVFKKWFASLAEADLRVECRVQYYATDIPAQRMLAHRTGQLGFLALQGADDVVDIFTLSPYDLGPAIAGSVDMTRPGARPAVVIPEYVPQTVLDVADEGGADQPWAAASPVTVSSAEVRAYATVQSHRLPARDWGVVQERNAVVFVGLVDDGDYAYVPGYSCAKPVNRQDLRQRIDQLIADDVAVLRQSRDL; from the coding sequence GTGGATTTGAAGCGGCTCGGCCGCATCGATATCCATGATCTCGCTACCATCAACGAGTACCTCGGGCGTGAATTCCTGCCCTTCCCGTTGATTCCGACACTGCCGAACCGCTTCACCTACTTCGACGAGTACGCAGCCCACGCCAGGTCCGTCCCAGACCGGTTCAACCACGGCGATCTGGTGGTCTTCAAGAAGTGGTTTGCGAGCCTGGCCGAGGCTGACCTCAGGGTGGAATGTCGCGTGCAGTACTACGCCACCGACATCCCCGCGCAGCGGATGCTCGCCCACCGGACAGGCCAACTGGGGTTTCTGGCGCTGCAGGGGGCAGACGATGTCGTCGACATCTTCACCCTGTCGCCATACGACCTGGGCCCGGCGATCGCGGGATCGGTGGACATGACCCGGCCAGGTGCCCGACCGGCTGTCGTGATTCCCGAATATGTGCCGCAGACGGTCCTTGACGTGGCGGACGAAGGCGGCGCCGATCAGCCCTGGGCCGCCGCGTCGCCAGTGACGGTGTCCAGCGCCGAGGTGAGGGCCTATGCGACCGTGCAAAGTCATCGGCTCCCGGCCCGGGACTGGGGTGTCGTCCAAGAGCGAAATGCGGTGGTCTTCGTAGGCCTGGTTGACGACGGAGACTACGCCTACGTCCCCGGGTACAGCTGCGCCAAGCCGGTGAACCGTCAGGATCTCAGGCAACGGATCGATCAGCTGATCGCCGACGATGTCGCCGTGCTGCGGCAGTCGCGAGATTTATGA
- a CDS encoding hotdog fold thioesterase: protein MAGPTDEAEVTRADRFIKTAVEILGETGRTDFTVQEVVARSKTSLRAFYQHFGSKDELLLALFERTMAQAAQTWRAETAGLDSTAALKLIIDRVGAQPESSTQDSLNRALSLYNQNLAETRPREYARVLSPLHRLMRDIIGQGITEGVFNPGLDVGAAAAIVMQTMVGALRLHWLGTELNGTPIDSGQLYDFCSRALGIREADDDSPDPSLAELFARIGLRPASFHDDGFAMTMPVSPQVVNTSGALQGGLIATLADVAGGQLGLQYLQPGTAMTTSDLVIRYLRPIRQGSALAVPKVLRAGRRSLVMQIDIYGDSESELAATATVNFAIIGSPDGAAPADR, encoded by the coding sequence ATGGCCGGCCCCACCGATGAAGCCGAAGTCACCCGCGCCGACCGCTTCATCAAGACCGCGGTCGAGATCCTGGGCGAGACGGGGCGCACGGACTTCACCGTGCAGGAGGTCGTTGCCCGGTCCAAAACCTCGCTGCGGGCCTTCTACCAGCACTTCGGCAGCAAGGACGAACTGTTACTGGCGCTCTTCGAGCGGACGATGGCGCAGGCGGCACAGACCTGGCGCGCCGAGACCGCCGGCCTGGACAGCACCGCGGCGCTCAAACTGATCATCGACCGGGTCGGCGCCCAGCCGGAGTCCAGCACTCAGGACAGCCTCAACCGTGCGCTGAGCCTCTACAACCAGAACCTGGCCGAAACCCGGCCCCGTGAGTATGCCCGGGTTCTTTCGCCTCTGCACCGACTGATGCGCGACATCATCGGGCAGGGCATCACCGAGGGTGTCTTCAACCCGGGCCTGGACGTCGGCGCTGCCGCCGCGATCGTCATGCAGACCATGGTCGGCGCGCTCCGATTGCATTGGCTGGGAACCGAATTGAACGGGACGCCGATCGACTCCGGCCAACTCTACGACTTCTGCAGCCGCGCCCTCGGTATCCGCGAGGCCGACGACGACAGCCCCGATCCCTCGCTGGCCGAACTGTTCGCACGGATCGGCCTGCGCCCGGCCAGCTTTCACGACGACGGCTTCGCGATGACCATGCCGGTCAGCCCTCAGGTCGTCAACACATCGGGCGCGCTACAGGGCGGGCTGATCGCCACCCTGGCCGACGTGGCGGGCGGACAACTCGGCCTGCAGTACCTGCAGCCGGGCACCGCGATGACGACCTCCGACCTCGTGATCCGGTACCTGCGGCCGATCAGGCAGGGCTCCGCGCTGGCCGTCCCGAAAGTCCTGCGGGCCGGGCGCCGGTCGCTGGTCATGCAGATCGACATCTACGGCGACAGCGAAAGCGAACTGGCAGCCACCGCGACGGTGAATTTCGCCATCATCGGCAGCCCGGACGGTGCCGCCCCCGCCGACCGCTGA
- a CDS encoding amidohydrolase family protein has product MPSRELPFPVFDADNHMYEPQEALTKFLPENRKRVIDYVQVRGRTKIVVRGHISEYIPNPTFEVVARPGAQEDYFRNGAQGKSYREILGEPMKAIPAFREPGARLEVMDELGIDYALMFPTLASLVEERMKDDPEMTHDVIHALNQWMYEQWSFNYQDRIFATPVITLPIVERALEELEWCLERGARTVLVRPAPVPGYKGSRSFGLEEFDPFWQACVKAELPVSMHASDSGYSEFANVWEPGDEFLPFKPTPFRSFAMGHRPILDAMGALVCHGALSRNPELRILSIENGADWVPDLFKGLKGVYKKMPQAFSEDPVEAFKRCVYITPFWEDRFTEIVKMVGTDRVLFGSDWPHPEGLKDPISFVDELTDFDEADIAKIMGGNLMKLMKVSAPAAKPVSA; this is encoded by the coding sequence ATGCCGTCCCGCGAACTTCCCTTCCCCGTCTTCGACGCCGACAACCACATGTACGAGCCGCAGGAGGCACTGACCAAGTTCCTGCCGGAAAACCGCAAGCGGGTCATCGACTACGTGCAGGTTCGCGGCCGCACCAAGATCGTGGTGCGCGGCCACATCAGCGAGTACATCCCCAATCCGACGTTCGAGGTGGTGGCACGCCCCGGCGCCCAGGAGGACTACTTCCGCAACGGCGCACAGGGCAAGAGCTACCGCGAGATCCTGGGCGAGCCGATGAAGGCCATTCCCGCCTTCCGCGAGCCGGGAGCGCGTCTCGAGGTGATGGACGAGCTCGGCATCGACTACGCCCTGATGTTCCCCACCCTGGCCAGCCTGGTCGAGGAGCGGATGAAGGACGACCCGGAGATGACCCACGACGTCATCCACGCGCTCAACCAGTGGATGTACGAGCAGTGGTCGTTCAACTACCAGGACCGCATCTTCGCCACCCCGGTTATCACCCTGCCGATCGTCGAGCGGGCGCTCGAAGAGCTCGAATGGTGTCTGGAGCGGGGTGCTCGCACCGTGCTGGTCCGCCCGGCGCCGGTCCCCGGCTACAAGGGCAGCCGCTCGTTCGGGCTCGAGGAGTTCGACCCGTTCTGGCAGGCCTGCGTCAAAGCCGAGCTGCCGGTGTCGATGCACGCCTCGGACAGCGGTTACTCGGAGTTCGCCAACGTGTGGGAACCCGGCGATGAGTTCCTGCCGTTCAAGCCGACCCCGTTCCGCAGCTTCGCGATGGGGCATCGGCCGATCCTGGACGCGATGGGTGCACTGGTGTGCCACGGCGCGCTGTCCCGCAACCCGGAGCTGCGGATCCTCTCGATCGAGAACGGCGCCGACTGGGTGCCGGACCTCTTCAAGGGCCTCAAGGGCGTCTACAAGAAGATGCCGCAGGCGTTCAGCGAGGACCCGGTCGAAGCCTTCAAGCGCTGCGTCTACATCACCCCGTTCTGGGAGGACAGGTTCACCGAGATCGTAAAGATGGTCGGTACCGACCGGGTGTTGTTCGGCTCGGACTGGCCGCACCCCGAAGGCTTGAAGGACCCCATCTCCTTCGTCGACGAACTCACCGACTTCGACGAGGCCGACATCGCGAAAATCATGGGCGGCAACCTGATGAAGCTGATGAAGGTCTCAGCACCGGCCGCCAAACCGGTCTCCGCCTGA
- a CDS encoding anti-sigma factor antagonist, giving the protein MNLGPSDSFSIPVPLSDRLSLELGEPNSTLRATTVRSGSAVVIRAGGEVDASNEHTWRGLLVEASAVAARPGPLIVDVTGLDFMGCCAFAVLADEAERCRRRGITLRLVSSDPGIARIVDACGFGHMLPVHPTTESALAAA; this is encoded by the coding sequence ATGAACCTGGGTCCATCCGACTCTTTCTCCATCCCGGTGCCATTGAGCGACCGGTTGTCCCTGGAGCTGGGTGAACCGAACAGCACGCTGCGGGCCACCACGGTGCGCAGCGGCTCGGCGGTGGTCATCCGCGCCGGCGGCGAAGTCGACGCGTCAAACGAGCACACCTGGCGGGGCCTGCTTGTCGAGGCTTCGGCGGTCGCGGCCCGGCCCGGCCCGCTGATCGTGGACGTCACCGGACTCGACTTCATGGGCTGCTGCGCCTTCGCCGTGCTGGCCGACGAAGCGGAGCGGTGCCGACGCCGCGGGATCACACTGCGATTGGTCAGCAGTGACCCCGGCATCGCCCGCATCGTGGATGCGTGCGGGTTCGGTCACATGTTGCCGGTTCACCCCACGACGGAATCGGCGCTCGCCGCGGCGTAG
- a CDS encoding SpoIIE family protein phosphatase — protein sequence MSAEKDWDDTVGAAEDVRRIFENIPAMVVGLHGPDHRFIAVNAAFRAFNPSLNTVGKTAKEIYPELEGQQIYEMFDRVYQTGESQSGSEWRLQVDLQGSGLEERYFDFLVTPRRAPDGSIEGVQLVFDDVTARVQARLAAEARVEELSKRYRNVRDSAILMQQTLLAPSVPVVPGADIAAEYLVAAEDTAAGGDWFDALALGDRLVVVVGDVVGHGVEAAAVMSQLRTALRMQLTARRPIAEALEALDDFHEHVPGSKSATVCVGSLNLATGEFQYCTAGHPPPLIVAADASARYVQPSGGGPLGSGTGFPVRTETLDIGDSVLLYSDGLIERPGRPLVASTAEFADLAGSIAAGTRGFVLDSPARPIDRLCSETLELLLRSTGYTDDVTLLAVQRRTPAPPLHIMADANIHAARGIRAKLREWLSENGADSADISDVVHAISEFVENAVEHGYGTEVSGGLIVEASLGGDGRLRASVIDRGEWKDHREGEKGRGRGLAMAEALVTESHVRHSLDGTTATIVHRLSRPVNFVSDPVPNRVGHPREIDSEFVSLVTDGGRIVVRGEVDSNTASTLDRQIAVESRSGIASLTIDLSAVTHLGSAGVSALAAARERARKQGGDCVLVAPPGSPAHHVLSLVQIPVSTGDSEDILVED from the coding sequence ATGTCGGCCGAAAAGGACTGGGATGACACGGTGGGCGCGGCTGAAGACGTGCGTCGCATCTTCGAGAACATCCCGGCCATGGTGGTCGGCCTGCATGGGCCGGATCACCGCTTCATCGCGGTCAATGCGGCCTTCCGCGCCTTCAATCCATCGCTGAACACCGTGGGCAAGACGGCCAAAGAGATCTATCCCGAACTCGAAGGCCAACAGATCTACGAGATGTTCGACCGGGTCTATCAGACCGGCGAGTCGCAGTCGGGTTCCGAATGGCGTCTGCAGGTGGACCTGCAGGGTTCCGGGCTCGAAGAGCGTTACTTCGACTTCCTGGTCACGCCCCGGCGCGCCCCGGACGGATCCATCGAGGGTGTGCAGCTGGTATTCGACGACGTCACCGCTCGCGTACAGGCACGGTTGGCCGCGGAAGCCCGGGTAGAAGAGCTGTCTAAGCGGTACCGCAACGTCCGCGACTCGGCGATCCTGATGCAGCAGACGCTGCTGGCCCCCTCGGTCCCGGTGGTGCCGGGAGCCGACATCGCGGCCGAATACCTGGTGGCCGCCGAAGACACCGCGGCCGGTGGGGACTGGTTCGATGCCCTGGCGCTCGGCGACCGCCTGGTGGTGGTCGTCGGCGACGTGGTGGGGCACGGCGTCGAAGCTGCCGCGGTGATGTCGCAGTTGCGCACCGCTTTGCGCATGCAGCTCACCGCCCGACGCCCGATCGCCGAGGCGCTCGAGGCGCTCGACGACTTCCACGAGCACGTGCCCGGATCGAAGTCGGCCACGGTCTGCGTCGGCTCACTGAACCTGGCGACGGGCGAGTTTCAGTACTGCACCGCCGGGCACCCGCCCCCGCTGATCGTCGCGGCCGATGCCAGCGCGCGGTACGTGCAACCGTCGGGTGGCGGACCATTGGGCAGTGGCACGGGTTTTCCGGTCCGCACCGAGACCCTCGACATCGGCGACTCTGTGCTGCTGTACAGCGACGGCCTGATCGAACGCCCGGGGCGTCCGCTGGTGGCCAGCACCGCGGAGTTCGCCGACCTGGCGGGCAGCATCGCCGCCGGCACCCGCGGCTTCGTGCTCGACTCGCCCGCCCGGCCGATCGACCGGCTGTGCTCGGAAACGCTCGAATTGCTCTTGCGTTCAACGGGTTACACCGATGACGTCACCCTCCTTGCGGTGCAGCGGCGGACACCGGCACCGCCGTTGCACATCATGGCGGATGCCAACATTCATGCCGCCCGGGGCATCCGCGCCAAGTTGCGGGAATGGCTGTCCGAGAACGGCGCCGACTCCGCCGACATCTCCGACGTGGTGCATGCGATCTCCGAATTCGTCGAGAACGCGGTCGAACATGGCTATGGCACTGAGGTTTCCGGGGGGCTCATCGTTGAAGCGTCACTGGGCGGCGACGGCAGGTTGCGGGCATCGGTGATCGACCGCGGCGAGTGGAAGGACCATCGTGAGGGCGAAAAGGGCCGCGGACGCGGCCTGGCGATGGCCGAGGCACTGGTAACTGAATCTCACGTCAGGCACAGCCTCGACGGCACCACCGCCACAATCGTTCACCGGCTCAGCCGCCCGGTCAACTTCGTCAGCGACCCGGTGCCCAACCGGGTCGGGCACCCCCGCGAGATCGACAGCGAGTTCGTGTCGCTGGTCACCGACGGCGGCCGGATCGTGGTACGCGGCGAGGTCGACTCGAACACCGCGTCCACCCTGGATCGGCAGATTGCGGTTGAAAGTCGCTCGGGCATAGCGTCTTTGACGATAGACCTGAGCGCGGTCACCCATCTCGGCTCAGCCGGCGTCAGTGCGCTGGCCGCGGCGCGCGAACGAGCCCGTAAGCAGGGCGGCGACTGCGTATTGGTGGCACCGCCGGGCAGCCCCGCCCACCACGTTCTGTCGCTGGTTCAGATTCCCGTCAGCACCGGAGACTCCGAGGACATCCTCGTCGAGGACTGA